A single window of Nasonia vitripennis strain AsymCx chromosome 4, Nvit_psr_1.1, whole genome shotgun sequence DNA harbors:
- the LOC100118107 gene encoding alpha-actinin, sarcomeric isoform X1, translating into MNDMEAYGDGYMEPEEEWEREGLLDPAWEKQQKKTFTAWCNSHLRKAGTAIESIEEDFRNGLKLMLLLEVISGETLPKPDRGKMRFHKIANVNKALDYIASKGVKLVSIGAEEIVDGNLKMTLGMIWTIILRFAIQDISVEEMTAKEGLLLWCQRKTAPYKNVNVQNFHLSFKDGLAFCALIHRHRPDLIDYHKLSKDNPLENLNTAFDVAEKYLDIPRMLDPDDMRNTAMPDERAVMTYVSSYYHCFSGAQKAETAANRICKVLKVNQENERLMEEYERLASDLLEWIRRTMPWLNSRQTDNSLAGCQKKLEEYRTYRRKHKPPRVEQKAKLETNFNTLQTKLRLSNRPAYMPTEGKMVSDINKAWKGLETAEKAFEDWLLSEMMRLERLEHLAQKFKHKADAHEDWTAGKEEMLTSQHFRQCKLNELKALKKKHEAFESDLAAHQDRVEQIAAIAQELNTLEYHDSASVNARCQRICDQWDRLGTLTQRRRQALDEAERILEKIDVLHLEFAKRAAPFNNWLDGTREDLVDMFIVHTMEEIQGLMDAHSAFKATLGEADKEYNSIVGLVREVESIVKQFQIPGGLENPYTTLTALDLTKKWSDVRQLVPQRDGTLAAELRKQQNNELLRRQFAEKANAVGPWIERQLDAVTAIGLGLQGTLEDQLHRLKEYEQAVYAYKAHLEELEKIHQAVQEGMIFENRYTQYTMETLRVGWEQLLTSINRNINEVENQILTRDSKGITQEQLSEFRSSFNHFDKNRTGRLSPEEFKSCLVSLGYSIGKDRQGDIDFQRILAIVDPNNSGYVQFDAFLDFMTRESTDTDTAEQVIDSFRILAGDKPYILADELRRELPPDQAEYCILRMPPYKGPSAIAGALDYRSFSTALYGESDL; encoded by the exons ACCTTCACGGCATGGTGCAACTCGCACTTACGAAAGGCAGGCACTGCCATCGAATCGATCGAGGAGGACTTCAGGAACGGCCTGAAGCTCATGCTCCTGCTCGAGGTCATCTCGGGCGAGACCCTACCAAAGCCCGATCGCGGCAAAATGCGATTCCACAAGATCGCCAATGTCAACAAAGCTCTGGACTACATTGCCAGCAAGGGCGTCAAACTCGTGTCCATTGGTGCCGAAG AAATCGTTGACGGCAACCTCAAGATGACCCTCGGCATGATCTGGACGATAATTCTGCGCTTCGCCATCCAGGACATCTCTGTAGAAGAGATGACGGCCAAGGAAGGTCTGCTGCTCTGGTGTCAACGCAAGACCGCGCCTTACAAGAACGTCAACGTCCAGAACTTCCACCTCTCGTTCAAGGACGGTCTCGCGTTCTGCGCCCTCATCCATCGCCACCGACCCGACCTCATCGACTATCACAAGCTCAGCAAGGATAACCCACTCGAGAACCTCAACACGGCCTTCGATGTCGCCGAGAAGTACCTCGACATTCCTCGCATGTTGGATCCCGACG ACATGCGTAACACAGCTATGCCCGACGAGCGAGCCGTTATGACGTACGTGTCGTCGTATTATCACTGTTTCAGTGGTGCTCAAAAG GCTGAGACAGCAGCCAACAGAATCTGCAAGGTGCTGAAAGTGAACCAGGAGAACGAGCGTCTCATGGAGGAGTACGAGCGTCTCGCTTCCGACTTGCTAGAATGGATCAGGCGCACGATGCCGTGGCTGAACAGCCGTCAAACTGACAACTCTCTCGCCGGTTGCCAGAAAAAGCTCGAGGAATACCGTACCTACAGGCGCAAGCACAAGCCTCCACGTGTTGAGCAGAAAGCCAAGCTCGAAACGAACTTCAATACTCTCCAGACCAAATTGAGGCTGAGCAACCGACCAGCCTATATGCCGACTGAGGGTAAGATGGTCTCGGACATTAACAAGGCCTGGAAGGGTCTCGAAACTGCCGAGAAGGCTTTCGAGGACTGGCTACTCTCGGAGATGATGAGACTCGAACGTCTTGAACATTTGGCTCAGAAATTCAAACACAAGGCCGACGCCCACGAGGACTGGACTGCCGGTAAAGAGGAGATGCTCACCTCCCAGCACTTCAGACAGTGCAAGCTCAACGAGcttaaagctctaaaaaagaaacacgAGGCCTTTGAATCCGATCTTGCCGCACACCAGGATCGTGTTGAGCAGATCGCAGCCATTGCTCAAGAACTCAA CACTCTGGAGTACCACGACAGTGCTTCCGTAAACGCGAGATGCCAGAGAATCTGCGACCAGTGGGACCGTCTTGGAACCTTGACCCAACGCAGGCGTCAAGCTCTCGACGAAGCCGAGCGCATTCTAGAAAAGATCGACGTTCTTCATTTGGAGTTTGCCAAGCGAGCCGCT CCATTCAACAACTGGTTGGACGGAACACGGGAGGATCTCGTGGACATGTTCATAGTCCACACGATGGAAGAGATCCAGGGTCTTATGGACGCCCATTCTGCTTTCAAGGCTACCCTCGGCGAAGCCGACAAAGAATACAATTCCATCGTCGGCCTGGTTCGCGAGGTTGAGTCCATTGTTAAGCAGTTCCAAATCCCTGGAGGACTGGAGAATCCCTACACTACTCTTACTGCTTTG GACCTTACCAAGAAATGGAGCGACGTCAGACAATTGGTGCCACAGCGTGACGGCACTTTGGCTGCAGAGTTACGCAAACAACAAA ACAATGAGCTACTCCGTAGACAGTTCGCTGAGAAGGCAAACGCAGTTGGACCATGGATTGAACGACAACTGGATGCAGTTACTGCCATCGGTCTTGGATTACAA GGTACACTGGAGGATCAGCTGCACCGGCTAAAGGAGTACGAACAAGCGGTCTACGCGTATAAGGCCCATCTTGAAGAGCTGGAGAAGATCCACCAGGCTGTACAAGAAGGTATGATCTTCGAGAACCGCTACACTCAGTACACCATGGAAACACTGCGCGTCGGCTGGGAACAACTGCTTACTTCCATTAACCGCAACATCAACGAGGTCGAGAACCAGATCCTCACGCGTGACTCCAAG GGTATCACGCAAGAGCAACTAAGCGAATTCCGTAGTAGCTTTAACCACTTTGACAAGAACCGAACGGGACGTCTGTCACCCGAAGAGTTCAAATCATGCCTGGTGTCGCTCGGTTACTCGATCGGCAAGGACAGGCAAGGCGATATCGACTTCCAGCGCATACTTGCCATTGTCGACCCCAACAATTCCGGCTACGTGCAGTTCGATGCTTTCCTCGACTTTATGACTCGAGAGTCGACAGACACTGACACCGCCGAGCAGGTCATTGACAGCTTCCGCATTCTGGCTGGCGACAAG CCATACATTCTGGCCGACGAGTTGAGGAGAGAACTGCCGCCCGACCAGGCCGAATACTGCATACTGCGAATGCCGCCGTACAAGGGACCAAGTGCCATAGCGGGTGCCCTCGACTACCGCTCGTTCTCGACCGCTCTTTATGGCGAGTCGGATTTATAA
- the LOC100118107 gene encoding alpha-actinin, sarcomeric isoform X3 → MNDMEAYGDGYMEPEEEWEREGLLDPAWEKQQKKTFTAWCNSHLRKAGTAIESIEEDFRNGLKLMLLLEVISGETLPKPDRGKMRFHKIANVNKALDYIASKGVKLVSIGAEEIVDGNLKMTLGMIWTIILRFAIQDISVEEMTAKEGLLLWCQRKTAPYKNVNVQNFHLSFKDGLAFCALIHRHRPDLIDYHKLSKDNPLENLNTAFDVAEKYLDIPRMLDPDDLINTPKPDERAIMTYVSCYYHAFQGAQQVNMRNTAMPDERAVMTYVSSYYHCFSGAQKAETAANRICKVLKVNQENERLMEEYERLASDLLEWIRRTMPWLNSRQTDNSLAGCQKKLEEYRTYRRKHKPPRVEQKAKLETNFNTLQTKLRLSNRPAYMPTEGKMVSDINKAWKGLETAEKAFEDWLLSEMMRLERLEHLAQKFKHKADAHEDWTAGKEEMLTSQHFRQCKLNELKALKKKHEAFESDLAAHQDRVEQIAAIAQELNTLEYHDSASVNARCQRICDQWDRLGTLTQRRRQALDEAERILEKIDVLHLEFAKRAAPFNNWLDGTREDLVDMFIVHTMEEIQGLMDAHSAFKATLGEADKEYNSIVGLVREVESIVKQFQIPGGLENPYTTLTALDLTKKWSDVRQLVPQRDGTLAAELRKQQNNELLRRQFAEKANAVGPWIERQLDAVTAIGLGLQGTLEDQLHRLKEYEQAVYAYKAHLEELEKIHQAVQEGMIFENRYTQYTMETLRVGWEQLLTSINRNINEVENQILTRDSKGITQEQLSEFRSSFNHFDKNRTGRLSPEEFKSCLVSLGYSIGKDRQGDIDFQRILAIVDPNNSGYVQFDAFLDFMTRESTDTDTAEQVIDSFRILAGDKPYILADELRRELPPDQAEYCILRMPPYKGPSAIAGALDYRSFSTALYGESDL, encoded by the exons ACCTTCACGGCATGGTGCAACTCGCACTTACGAAAGGCAGGCACTGCCATCGAATCGATCGAGGAGGACTTCAGGAACGGCCTGAAGCTCATGCTCCTGCTCGAGGTCATCTCGGGCGAGACCCTACCAAAGCCCGATCGCGGCAAAATGCGATTCCACAAGATCGCCAATGTCAACAAAGCTCTGGACTACATTGCCAGCAAGGGCGTCAAACTCGTGTCCATTGGTGCCGAAG AAATCGTTGACGGCAACCTCAAGATGACCCTCGGCATGATCTGGACGATAATTCTGCGCTTCGCCATCCAGGACATCTCTGTAGAAGAGATGACGGCCAAGGAAGGTCTGCTGCTCTGGTGTCAACGCAAGACCGCGCCTTACAAGAACGTCAACGTCCAGAACTTCCACCTCTCGTTCAAGGACGGTCTCGCGTTCTGCGCCCTCATCCATCGCCACCGACCCGACCTCATCGACTATCACAAGCTCAGCAAGGATAACCCACTCGAGAACCTCAACACGGCCTTCGATGTCGCCGAGAAGTACCTCGACATTCCTCGCATGTTGGATCCCGACG ATCTGATCAACACTCCCAAGCCGGACGAAAGGGCTATCATGACCTACGTATCCTGCTACTATCATGCCTTCCAAGGCGCTCAGCAGGTCA ACATGCGTAACACAGCTATGCCCGACGAGCGAGCCGTTATGACGTACGTGTCGTCGTATTATCACTGTTTCAGTGGTGCTCAAAAG GCTGAGACAGCAGCCAACAGAATCTGCAAGGTGCTGAAAGTGAACCAGGAGAACGAGCGTCTCATGGAGGAGTACGAGCGTCTCGCTTCCGACTTGCTAGAATGGATCAGGCGCACGATGCCGTGGCTGAACAGCCGTCAAACTGACAACTCTCTCGCCGGTTGCCAGAAAAAGCTCGAGGAATACCGTACCTACAGGCGCAAGCACAAGCCTCCACGTGTTGAGCAGAAAGCCAAGCTCGAAACGAACTTCAATACTCTCCAGACCAAATTGAGGCTGAGCAACCGACCAGCCTATATGCCGACTGAGGGTAAGATGGTCTCGGACATTAACAAGGCCTGGAAGGGTCTCGAAACTGCCGAGAAGGCTTTCGAGGACTGGCTACTCTCGGAGATGATGAGACTCGAACGTCTTGAACATTTGGCTCAGAAATTCAAACACAAGGCCGACGCCCACGAGGACTGGACTGCCGGTAAAGAGGAGATGCTCACCTCCCAGCACTTCAGACAGTGCAAGCTCAACGAGcttaaagctctaaaaaagaaacacgAGGCCTTTGAATCCGATCTTGCCGCACACCAGGATCGTGTTGAGCAGATCGCAGCCATTGCTCAAGAACTCAA CACTCTGGAGTACCACGACAGTGCTTCCGTAAACGCGAGATGCCAGAGAATCTGCGACCAGTGGGACCGTCTTGGAACCTTGACCCAACGCAGGCGTCAAGCTCTCGACGAAGCCGAGCGCATTCTAGAAAAGATCGACGTTCTTCATTTGGAGTTTGCCAAGCGAGCCGCT CCATTCAACAACTGGTTGGACGGAACACGGGAGGATCTCGTGGACATGTTCATAGTCCACACGATGGAAGAGATCCAGGGTCTTATGGACGCCCATTCTGCTTTCAAGGCTACCCTCGGCGAAGCCGACAAAGAATACAATTCCATCGTCGGCCTGGTTCGCGAGGTTGAGTCCATTGTTAAGCAGTTCCAAATCCCTGGAGGACTGGAGAATCCCTACACTACTCTTACTGCTTTG GACCTTACCAAGAAATGGAGCGACGTCAGACAATTGGTGCCACAGCGTGACGGCACTTTGGCTGCAGAGTTACGCAAACAACAAA ACAATGAGCTACTCCGTAGACAGTTCGCTGAGAAGGCAAACGCAGTTGGACCATGGATTGAACGACAACTGGATGCAGTTACTGCCATCGGTCTTGGATTACAA GGTACACTGGAGGATCAGCTGCACCGGCTAAAGGAGTACGAACAAGCGGTCTACGCGTATAAGGCCCATCTTGAAGAGCTGGAGAAGATCCACCAGGCTGTACAAGAAGGTATGATCTTCGAGAACCGCTACACTCAGTACACCATGGAAACACTGCGCGTCGGCTGGGAACAACTGCTTACTTCCATTAACCGCAACATCAACGAGGTCGAGAACCAGATCCTCACGCGTGACTCCAAG GGTATCACGCAAGAGCAACTAAGCGAATTCCGTAGTAGCTTTAACCACTTTGACAAGAACCGAACGGGACGTCTGTCACCCGAAGAGTTCAAATCATGCCTGGTGTCGCTCGGTTACTCGATCGGCAAGGACAGGCAAGGCGATATCGACTTCCAGCGCATACTTGCCATTGTCGACCCCAACAATTCCGGCTACGTGCAGTTCGATGCTTTCCTCGACTTTATGACTCGAGAGTCGACAGACACTGACACCGCCGAGCAGGTCATTGACAGCTTCCGCATTCTGGCTGGCGACAAG CCATACATTCTGGCCGACGAGTTGAGGAGAGAACTGCCGCCCGACCAGGCCGAATACTGCATACTGCGAATGCCGCCGTACAAGGGACCAAGTGCCATAGCGGGTGCCCTCGACTACCGCTCGTTCTCGACCGCTCTTTATGGCGAGTCGGATTTATAA
- the LOC100118107 gene encoding alpha-actinin, sarcomeric isoform X2, whose product MNDMEAYGDGYMEPEEEWEREGLLDPAWEKQQKKTFTAWCNSHLRKAGTAIESIEEDFRNGLKLMLLLEVISGETLPKPDRGKMRFHKIANVNKALDYIASKGVKLVSIGAEEIVDGNLKMTLGMIWTIILRFAIQDISVEEMTAKEGLLLWCQRKTAPYKNVNVQNFHLSFKDGLAFCALIHRHRPDLIDYHKLSKDNPLENLNTAFDVAEKYLDIPRMLDPDDLINTPKPDERAIMTYVSCYYHAFQGAQQAETAANRICKVLKVNQENERLMEEYERLASDLLEWIRRTMPWLNSRQTDNSLAGCQKKLEEYRTYRRKHKPPRVEQKAKLETNFNTLQTKLRLSNRPAYMPTEGKMVSDINKAWKGLETAEKAFEDWLLSEMMRLERLEHLAQKFKHKADAHEDWTAGKEEMLTSQHFRQCKLNELKALKKKHEAFESDLAAHQDRVEQIAAIAQELNTLEYHDSASVNARCQRICDQWDRLGTLTQRRRQALDEAERILEKIDVLHLEFAKRAAPFNNWLDGTREDLVDMFIVHTMEEIQGLMDAHSAFKATLGEADKEYNSIVGLVREVESIVKQFQIPGGLENPYTTLTALDLTKKWSDVRQLVPQRDGTLAAELRKQQNNELLRRQFAEKANAVGPWIERQLDAVTAIGLGLQGTLEDQLHRLKEYEQAVYAYKAHLEELEKIHQAVQEGMIFENRYTQYTMETLRVGWEQLLTSINRNINEVENQILTRDSKGITQEQLSEFRSSFNHFDKNRTGRLSPEEFKSCLVSLGYSIGKDRQGDIDFQRILAIVDPNNSGYVQFDAFLDFMTRESTDTDTAEQVIDSFRILAGDKPYILADELRRELPPDQAEYCILRMPPYKGPSAIAGALDYRSFSTALYGESDL is encoded by the exons ACCTTCACGGCATGGTGCAACTCGCACTTACGAAAGGCAGGCACTGCCATCGAATCGATCGAGGAGGACTTCAGGAACGGCCTGAAGCTCATGCTCCTGCTCGAGGTCATCTCGGGCGAGACCCTACCAAAGCCCGATCGCGGCAAAATGCGATTCCACAAGATCGCCAATGTCAACAAAGCTCTGGACTACATTGCCAGCAAGGGCGTCAAACTCGTGTCCATTGGTGCCGAAG AAATCGTTGACGGCAACCTCAAGATGACCCTCGGCATGATCTGGACGATAATTCTGCGCTTCGCCATCCAGGACATCTCTGTAGAAGAGATGACGGCCAAGGAAGGTCTGCTGCTCTGGTGTCAACGCAAGACCGCGCCTTACAAGAACGTCAACGTCCAGAACTTCCACCTCTCGTTCAAGGACGGTCTCGCGTTCTGCGCCCTCATCCATCGCCACCGACCCGACCTCATCGACTATCACAAGCTCAGCAAGGATAACCCACTCGAGAACCTCAACACGGCCTTCGATGTCGCCGAGAAGTACCTCGACATTCCTCGCATGTTGGATCCCGACG ATCTGATCAACACTCCCAAGCCGGACGAAAGGGCTATCATGACCTACGTATCCTGCTACTATCATGCCTTCCAAGGCGCTCAGCAG GCTGAGACAGCAGCCAACAGAATCTGCAAGGTGCTGAAAGTGAACCAGGAGAACGAGCGTCTCATGGAGGAGTACGAGCGTCTCGCTTCCGACTTGCTAGAATGGATCAGGCGCACGATGCCGTGGCTGAACAGCCGTCAAACTGACAACTCTCTCGCCGGTTGCCAGAAAAAGCTCGAGGAATACCGTACCTACAGGCGCAAGCACAAGCCTCCACGTGTTGAGCAGAAAGCCAAGCTCGAAACGAACTTCAATACTCTCCAGACCAAATTGAGGCTGAGCAACCGACCAGCCTATATGCCGACTGAGGGTAAGATGGTCTCGGACATTAACAAGGCCTGGAAGGGTCTCGAAACTGCCGAGAAGGCTTTCGAGGACTGGCTACTCTCGGAGATGATGAGACTCGAACGTCTTGAACATTTGGCTCAGAAATTCAAACACAAGGCCGACGCCCACGAGGACTGGACTGCCGGTAAAGAGGAGATGCTCACCTCCCAGCACTTCAGACAGTGCAAGCTCAACGAGcttaaagctctaaaaaagaaacacgAGGCCTTTGAATCCGATCTTGCCGCACACCAGGATCGTGTTGAGCAGATCGCAGCCATTGCTCAAGAACTCAA CACTCTGGAGTACCACGACAGTGCTTCCGTAAACGCGAGATGCCAGAGAATCTGCGACCAGTGGGACCGTCTTGGAACCTTGACCCAACGCAGGCGTCAAGCTCTCGACGAAGCCGAGCGCATTCTAGAAAAGATCGACGTTCTTCATTTGGAGTTTGCCAAGCGAGCCGCT CCATTCAACAACTGGTTGGACGGAACACGGGAGGATCTCGTGGACATGTTCATAGTCCACACGATGGAAGAGATCCAGGGTCTTATGGACGCCCATTCTGCTTTCAAGGCTACCCTCGGCGAAGCCGACAAAGAATACAATTCCATCGTCGGCCTGGTTCGCGAGGTTGAGTCCATTGTTAAGCAGTTCCAAATCCCTGGAGGACTGGAGAATCCCTACACTACTCTTACTGCTTTG GACCTTACCAAGAAATGGAGCGACGTCAGACAATTGGTGCCACAGCGTGACGGCACTTTGGCTGCAGAGTTACGCAAACAACAAA ACAATGAGCTACTCCGTAGACAGTTCGCTGAGAAGGCAAACGCAGTTGGACCATGGATTGAACGACAACTGGATGCAGTTACTGCCATCGGTCTTGGATTACAA GGTACACTGGAGGATCAGCTGCACCGGCTAAAGGAGTACGAACAAGCGGTCTACGCGTATAAGGCCCATCTTGAAGAGCTGGAGAAGATCCACCAGGCTGTACAAGAAGGTATGATCTTCGAGAACCGCTACACTCAGTACACCATGGAAACACTGCGCGTCGGCTGGGAACAACTGCTTACTTCCATTAACCGCAACATCAACGAGGTCGAGAACCAGATCCTCACGCGTGACTCCAAG GGTATCACGCAAGAGCAACTAAGCGAATTCCGTAGTAGCTTTAACCACTTTGACAAGAACCGAACGGGACGTCTGTCACCCGAAGAGTTCAAATCATGCCTGGTGTCGCTCGGTTACTCGATCGGCAAGGACAGGCAAGGCGATATCGACTTCCAGCGCATACTTGCCATTGTCGACCCCAACAATTCCGGCTACGTGCAGTTCGATGCTTTCCTCGACTTTATGACTCGAGAGTCGACAGACACTGACACCGCCGAGCAGGTCATTGACAGCTTCCGCATTCTGGCTGGCGACAAG CCATACATTCTGGCCGACGAGTTGAGGAGAGAACTGCCGCCCGACCAGGCCGAATACTGCATACTGCGAATGCCGCCGTACAAGGGACCAAGTGCCATAGCGGGTGCCCTCGACTACCGCTCGTTCTCGACCGCTCTTTATGGCGAGTCGGATTTATAA